ATCGCTCGTCACGCTTACGGTCTTTCCGCTGCTGATGCTGGCGACCGCAATCTTCCGCAAAAAGGCGCGCGAGTCCTATCGCGAAGTCCGCAAGCTGGTTGCGCGATTGAACACATTCCTTAACGAGCACGTCGGTGGCATGATCACCGTGCAACTCTTCGGGCGGGAGGCACACGCATTCCGCACCTTCGATAAGATCAACCGGGAGCAGGCCGATGCGAACATCCGGAGTATCTTTTACTATGCGGTCTTCTATCCCGCGGTAGAATTCTTGTCGTCGGTCGCGACGGCACTCATCATCTGGTATGGCGGTGCTTTGGTGCTGGGCTATCGGACGAACCCCACCGACGCGCTGACGATCGGGACGCTCGTCGCATTCTATCAATATACGGAGCAGTTCTTTCGCCCAATTCGCGACCTTGCAGATAAATATAATATTCTGCAATCCGCAATGGCCGCAAGTGAACGGATATTCAAGTTGTTGGACGACCAATCCGTCCTTCCGCTTGCGGCGGAGGCCATTACCATCGGACGCATTCGCGGTGAAGTCGAATTCCGAAATGTCTGGTTCGCGTATAACGATGAAGATTATGTGTTGCGCGATATTTCTTTTCACATCAAGCCAGGACAGACCGTCGCATTCGTCGGCGCGACAGGCGCCGGCAAAACCTCGATCACGAATCTCCTAACCCGTCTCTACGATTTCCAAAAGGGCCAGATTCTCATCGATGGCATTGATATTCGTACGCTCGACGCGCGCGATCTCCGGCGCAACATGGCGATTGTCCTGCAGGATGTATTCCTGTTCAGTGCCGACGTTGCGACCAATATCAGTCTTGGCAATCCGGATATTTCGCAAGAATCAATCGAGCAAGCAGCACGGAATGTCGGCGCCGGGGATTTTATTG
The window above is part of the Bacteroidota bacterium genome. Proteins encoded here:
- a CDS encoding ABC transporter ATP-binding protein; translation: MQEEEILGKAYDARLMRRLLRYLAPRRTQVVLAIVITVVVSALGPLRPYLTMLAIDKYIAKNDMGGLMTIVAIIVATLVLQSIVLYAQALLTAWIGQQTVLDLRRELFAHLHQLSMRFFDRNPVGRLVTRLTNDVEVLNELFSSGIIMIVADVFVVLWIFIFMFATSWKLSLVTLTVFPLLMLATAIFRKKARESYREVRKLVARLNTFLNEHVGGMITVQLFGREAHAFRTFDKINREQADANIRSIFYYAVFYPAVEFLSSVATALIIWYGGALVLGYRTNPTDALTIGTLVAFYQYTEQFFRPIRDLADKYNILQSAMAASERIFKLLDDQSVLPLAAEAITIGRIRGEVEFRNVWFAYNDEDYVLRDISFHIKPGQTVAFVGATGAGKTSITNLLTRLYDFQKGQILIDGIDIRTLDARDLRRNMAIVLQDVFLFSADVATNISLGNPDISQESIEQAARNVGAGDFIARLPQGFHSQVKERGAILSVGEKQLISFARALAYNPSILVLDEATSSVDTESEQMITRATQTLLRDRTSIVIAHRLSTIQRADAIIVMHHGEIREMGTHDELLRMGGIYRTLYELQYKEQAVAQAA